The Stenotrophomonas sp. NA06056 genome segment CATGGGGACCGATATGGGGCTGCGGCCGAAGCCACGCAAGATGGCATTCTAACGTAGGCGCCCCGCCCTCGCCGGTGCACTGCGGCAAACCACAGTATCCTGTGGGTGACCTTCAGGAGCTTCGATGTCCTCCAATGCCGCACGTGCCAGGACCGTTACCTGGCTCTGGCCCTTCATGTTGTTGCTGGCGCTGGCCACCGCCCCTCTCGCCTGGATGCTGATCGCCCTGTTCACCGGCCGTCCGGTCGGCTGGATGGCGGTACTGACGGCCCTGGAACTGGTGTTCATGCTGCGTCTGGGCACGCTCGGCCCCGGCAAGCTGCGTATCGCCCTGGTCGTGCTGGGCACGCTGCTGGTGACCGCGATCGCGAACTGGGCCATCGCCAGTGCCTGGATGGGCGGCTCGATGGGCCTGAACCCGTGGGACGCCTCGCTGCGGATGGGCCCGCACCTGGCCTGGACGCTGATCACCCTGGCCAATGGCGTGGTCGAGTGGCTGTGGCTGGCGGTGGGCGTGGTGGTCGGAGCGTGGCTGGCGCGTTGATCACGCCTGTGATGCCGTAGCTCCACGCCACGCGTGAACGTGCCTTGGTAGATCCACGCCATGCGTGGATGGGGGGTAACGCCGGTCACTGGCCGGCAGAAGCGTGCGGACCAAGGTCCGCACCCACCGGATCCAGCCAGCCCTCAATGCCCGCCGTCGAGCGCCTTCAGTTCGCTGACCAGCGACGCCGCGGCCTCTGCACCATCGCCGTACAGCATGCGCGTGTTGTCGGCGTAGAACAGCGCATTCTCGATACCGGCAAAGCCAGTGCCCTTGCCGCGCTTGATCACCACCACGTTGCGCGCGTTGACCACGTCCAGTACCGGCATGCCGTAGATCGGGCTGGCCGGATCGGTACGCGCCACCGGATTGACCACGTCGTTGGCGCCGATCACCAACACCACGTCGGTGGTGGCGAATTCGGGATTGATATCGTCCATGTCCGCGATCAGGTCGTACGGCACACCCGCTTCGGCCAACAGCACGTTCATGTGCCCCGGCATGCGTCCGGCCACCGGGTGGATGGCGAATTTGACCTTCACCCCGCGCGTGATCAGCCGCTGCGCCAGCTCCCAGATCTTGTGCTGGGCCTGGGCCACAGCCATGCCATAGCCGGGCACGATCACCACACGCTCGGCAAACCCCATCATCGCGGCCACGTCGGCAGCTTCAATGGGCTTCTGCGAACCGGAAATCGCCTGCGCCTCACCACCGGCACCACCGCCGAAATTGGAGAACAGCACGTTGCGGATCGGCCGGTTCATCGCCTTGGCCATCAACCGGGTCAGCAGGATGCCCGCTGCGCCGACCATCATGCCGGCGATGATCAGCGCTTCGTTGCCCAGCACGTAGCCTTCGAACGACACGGCCAGGCCGGTAAACGCGTTGTACAGCGAGATCACCACCGGCATGTCGGCGCCACCGATCGGCAGCGTCATCAACACGCCCAGCGCAAGCGCCAGCACGAAGAAGGCGACGATTGCCCACGTGCTGAGCGTGCTGGCAGCGATGATGCCCAGCACCACCACGGCCAGCGCCACCAGCAGGTTCATCACCTGCTGGCCCGGCCACGTGACGCGCTTGTCGAGGCGGCCGTCGAGCTTGGCCCAGGCGATCACCGAGCCCGACAGCGACACCGCACCGATCGCCGCGCCGACCACGGCCAGTACCAGCACCGTGCTGGACGGCTGGCGTGCGGCAAGGTCGGCCAGCGCCTGCGCACTCCAGTGCGAGGTATCGCGATTGGCCAGGAAGGCATAGCGCAGCAGTTCCACCGCACCGATGGCCGCCGCCGAGCCGCCGCCCATGCCGTTGTACAGCGCGACCATCTGCGGCATGTCGGTGACCGCGACCTTGCCCGCCGACCACCAGGCCAGGCCGGCCCCCAGCAGCAGGGCCACCAGGATCAGCGGGACGTTGTGCAGTTCGGGCAGGAAGAAGGTTGCCACCGTGGCCAGCAGCATGCCCAGCCCCGCCCAGCGGATACCGCTGCTGGCGGTCATCGGCGAGGCCATGCGCTGCAGGCCGAGCAGGAACAGGGTGGCGGCAACCAGGTAGCTGGCCTTGACCAGCCAATCGAGCAGTTCGACGGTGCTGATGTTCAAGCCTGTGGCTCCTTCGGTTCGTCCTTGCTGCCCTTGCGTACGCTCGGCTTGAACATTTCCAGCATGCGCGCGGTCACCACATAGCCGCCGGCTGCATTGCCGGCGCCGAGCACCACGGCAAGGAACCCCAGGATCTTCTCCAGCGGTGTCTGCGCGTGCCCCAGCACCACCATCGCGCCGATCAGCACGATGCCGTGGATGAAGTTGGAGCCCGACATCAACGGGGTATGCAGGATCACCGGGACCCGGGAAATGATCACGTGGCCGGCAATGGCGGCCAACATGAAGATGTACAGCGCCACGAACCCGTCACTCACCGGCAACGCTCCTGCTCTGTCTTCGTCGCCCCATCATAACCACGGGCTGAACCCCGCGCGCGTTCCGGTCAACCACGGCGGCGCTCACGCGTTGTCGATGGTGACCCCTGCCGAGGAATCGTACCCTGTGCTGGTGAGCAGCCCTGTCCCTTCAACCACCGATGCCGACGCCGTTCCGGCCTCGCTGGAGGTGTTCCTCGCCAGCGTCGGGCCACGCGCCTTCCGCTTCGCCGAGGCTGGCCTGCGCCAGCGTGATGACGCGCTGGATGCGGTACAGGACGCCCTGCTGCGCATGTTGGACTATGCCGACAAGCCCGCTGCCGAGTGGGCGCCGTTGTTCTGGAGCATCCTGCGCCGGCGGGTGATCGACGTGCAGCGTCGCGGCCGCTTCCGGCTGCCGTTCTGGCGCGACAACCAGGATGCGGATGGCGGCGAGATCGACTGGGCCGACCCCGGCCCGGACCCTTCGCAGGCCCACGAGCAGCGCCAGCAGTACCAGCAGCTGGTGCAGGCACTGCGCAACCTGCCCGCCCGACAGCGCGAAGCCTTCACCCTGCGCGTGCTGCAGGACCTGGACGGCGCCACCACCGCCCACGCCATGGGCTGCAGCGAGGGCGCGGTGAAGACCCATCTGGCGCGCGCCCGACAGGCGCTGCAGAATCAACTGGAGATGTACCTGTGAACCGCCCCCTGCCTTCCGATGACGCCCTGCGCAGCCTGCACGCGCAGTCGTTGCAGGCGCTGTCGCCGGCCACGCTGGCACGCCTGCGTAGTGCCCGTCACAGCGCCAGAACGGCGCACGCCGGTCGCTGGCGCTGGTGGTTGGCCAGCGCCTGTTCGCTGGTGATCGCGCTGGGCATCGGTGTCCAGTTCGTCGGCCCGGGCGAGCATCCAGGCGCTGCCACCGCGCCGATCGTGGCCGCAGAACAAGACAATGGCGCGCTGTACGACGAGAATCCCGATCTGTACCTGTGGCTGGGCGACAACGACCTGGCGATGGAGTGAACCATGTTGCGATACCCCTCCCTGCCCCTGCTGATTGCCCTGACCCTGTTGCCGGCTGCATCGGCCCTGGCGCAGACCACCGCATCGGCGCCCGCCGCGAGGCCGGTCCCAGCTGCCGTGCCGCTGCCGAACTGGGAACAGCTGAGCCCGGCCCAGCGCGAAGCACTCTTGGCTCCGCTGCGTGACCGCTGGAACGGCGCCGATCCCGCGCAGCGCCAGCGCATGCTGTCGCACGGCCAGCGCTGGCAGTCGATGAGTCCGGAAGAACGCGACAAGGCCCGCCGCGGCCTGCGCCGCTTCGAACACATGAGCCCGGAGCAGCGCGATCAGGCTCGGGCGCTGTTCGGCCAGATGCGCGACCTCAGCCCGGCCCAGCGCGATGCCATGCGCGAGCGCTGGTCGCAGATGACCGCGGACGAAAGAAAGGAATGGGTGCGGGACAACCCGCCGCCGGCGAAACCGCGGTAAGTCGCCATCCGCACGCTGGGCCCCTCATCCACGCATGGCGTGGATCTACCGTAGAGGCAACCAGCGTTGCCGGGTCAGGCCTGCCAGCGCGTTTTCGCCAGCAGCTCGTCTTCCCAGTCGAAGCCAAGCTGGCCGTCGCGTACGAACAGGGCAACGAAGTTCATCAGGTTGCGCGCATACATCTCGCTGGCCTGGGTGGCACCCCGGCTGGCCAGGCCCAGCGGGCCATCGATGGTCACACCCTGGTGCTCGATGCATGCGCCGGGCTGGGTCAGTTCGCAGTTGCCACCACTCTCGGCGGCCAGATCGACGATGACACTGCCTGCCGCCATGCCTTCAACCATCGCCGCGGTGACGATCGTCGGCGCCCGGCGCCCCGGCACGGCGGCTGTACAGACCACCACGTCCACGCTGCGCAGATGGTCGCCCAGGCGCTTCTGCTGTTCGGCGCGCTCTTCATCGGTCAGCGCCCGCGCATAACCGCCCTCGCCCGCCGCGCTTACCCCGAGGTCGAGGAAGCGCGCGCCGAGCGACTGGATCTGCTCGCGGGTTTCCGGGCGAACGTCGAAGCCCTCCACCTGCGCGCCCAGGCGGCGCGAGGTGGCAATGGCCTGCAGACCCGCGACACCGGCACCGATCACCAGCACCTTTGCC includes the following:
- a CDS encoding RNA polymerase sigma factor — protein: MVTPAEESYPVLVSSPVPSTTDADAVPASLEVFLASVGPRAFRFAEAGLRQRDDALDAVQDALLRMLDYADKPAAEWAPLFWSILRRRVIDVQRRGRFRLPFWRDNQDADGGEIDWADPGPDPSQAHEQRQQYQQLVQALRNLPARQREAFTLRVLQDLDGATTAHAMGCSEGAVKTHLARARQALQNQLEMYL
- a CDS encoding NAD(P) transhydrogenase subunit alpha encodes the protein MSDGFVALYIFMLAAIAGHVIISRVPVILHTPLMSGSNFIHGIVLIGAMVVLGHAQTPLEKILGFLAVVLGAGNAAGGYVVTARMLEMFKPSVRKGSKDEPKEPQA
- a CDS encoding NAD(P)(+) transhydrogenase (Re/Si-specific) subunit beta, which translates into the protein MNISTVELLDWLVKASYLVAATLFLLGLQRMASPMTASSGIRWAGLGMLLATVATFFLPELHNVPLILVALLLGAGLAWWSAGKVAVTDMPQMVALYNGMGGGSAAAIGAVELLRYAFLANRDTSHWSAQALADLAARQPSSTVLVLAVVGAAIGAVSLSGSVIAWAKLDGRLDKRVTWPGQQVMNLLVALAVVVLGIIAASTLSTWAIVAFFVLALALGVLMTLPIGGADMPVVISLYNAFTGLAVSFEGYVLGNEALIIAGMMVGAAGILLTRLMAKAMNRPIRNVLFSNFGGGAGGEAQAISGSQKPIEAADVAAMMGFAERVVIVPGYGMAVAQAQHKIWELAQRLITRGVKVKFAIHPVAGRMPGHMNVLLAEAGVPYDLIADMDDINPEFATTDVVLVIGANDVVNPVARTDPASPIYGMPVLDVVNARNVVVIKRGKGTGFAGIENALFYADNTRMLYGDGAEAAASLVSELKALDGGH
- a CDS encoding DUF3106 domain-containing protein, which gives rise to MLRYPSLPLLIALTLLPAASALAQTTASAPAARPVPAAVPLPNWEQLSPAQREALLAPLRDRWNGADPAQRQRMLSHGQRWQSMSPEERDKARRGLRRFEHMSPEQRDQARALFGQMRDLSPAQRDAMRERWSQMTADERKEWVRDNPPPAKPR
- a CDS encoding NAD(P) transhydrogenase subunit alpha, translated to MAVALLGIKETALGERRVALTPETARKLGALGITVWYQPGAGQAAGFTDAAYDDAGARAFDAGRWAEIDILLCVQAPAAEVLAQLKPGASVVGLLTPATDPALAALASDDRLHLFPLQQLPRTTRAQAMDVLSSQAGMAGYKAALIAAERAPRFFPMLTTAAGTVRPAKVLVIGAGVAGLQAIATSRRLGAQVEGFDVRPETREQIQSLGARFLDLGVSAAGEGGYARALTDEERAEQQKRLGDHLRSVDVVVCTAAVPGRRAPTIVTAAMVEGMAAGSVIVDLAAESGGNCELTQPGACIEHQGVTIDGPLGLASRGATQASEMYARNLMNFVALFVRDGQLGFDWEDELLAKTRWQA